From Achromobacter spanius, a single genomic window includes:
- the tex gene encoding RNA-binding transcriptional accessory protein Tex, with product MSETSTITNVATGVDNARIVAQLATELGARASQIAAAVELLDDGATVPFIARYRKEATGGLDDTVLRNLEVRLGYLRELEDRRGAILESISQQGKLTAELQQEIATADTKQRLEDLYAPYKPKRRTRAQIAREAGLEPLADAILADPACDPAALAAQYLNPEAAINDAKAALDGARDILAERYAENADLLADMREHLWSTGLVYSKMIEGKETEGANFRDWFDFNEPLRTLPSHRILALLRGRQQGVLELRLGLEADLEAQTPHPCVARIANFLKLGNGLFALDATPRARWLGEVCRWTWRVKLLTAFESELIGRLRESGETEAIRVFAANLKDLLLAAPAGPKAVLGLDPGIRTGCKVAVIDKTGKVVDTTTVYPFEPRRDREGTINTLAALVARHSVDLIAIGNGTASRESEKLVGDMMERFPDLKVTRVVVSEAGASVYSASETAALEFPDLDVTLRGAVSIARRLQDPLAELVKIDPKAIGVGQYQHDVNQRELARSLDAVVEDCVNAVGVDVNTASAALLARVSGLNSLLAKNIVSFRDENGAFPTRDILRKVPRFGDKAFEQAAGFLRIPNGENPLDASSVHPEAYPVVERIVAKIKTEVKQIIGQREALKGVSPSDFTDERFGLPTVKDIFAELEKPGRDPRPEFKTAQFKEGVETLNDLYPGMVLEGVVTNVANFGAFVDIGVHQDGLVHISALAEKFVKDPRDVVRVGQTVSVKVLEVDAARKRVALTMRLNDTAAPARRSADAPKGGDRPRRQGDGGRNAAGGGAAGMNSAMADAFAKLKR from the coding sequence ATGTCTGAAACTTCCACTATCACGAACGTCGCCACCGGCGTCGACAACGCCCGCATCGTCGCCCAGCTCGCCACCGAGCTGGGCGCCCGCGCCTCCCAGATCGCTGCGGCGGTGGAACTGCTGGATGACGGCGCCACCGTGCCCTTCATCGCCCGCTACCGCAAGGAAGCGACCGGCGGCCTGGACGACACCGTGCTGCGCAACCTGGAAGTCCGCCTGGGCTACCTGCGCGAGCTCGAAGACCGCCGCGGCGCCATCCTCGAATCCATTTCGCAGCAAGGCAAGCTGACGGCCGAGCTGCAGCAGGAAATCGCCACCGCCGACACCAAGCAGCGCCTGGAAGACCTGTACGCGCCGTACAAGCCCAAGCGCCGCACGCGCGCCCAGATCGCCCGCGAAGCCGGCCTCGAACCGCTGGCCGATGCCATCCTGGCCGATCCCGCCTGCGATCCCGCCGCCCTGGCCGCGCAATACCTGAATCCCGAAGCCGCCATCAACGACGCCAAGGCGGCGCTCGATGGCGCGCGCGACATCCTGGCCGAACGCTACGCCGAAAACGCCGACCTGCTGGCCGACATGCGCGAGCACCTGTGGTCCACGGGCCTCGTGTACTCGAAGATGATCGAGGGCAAGGAAACCGAAGGCGCCAACTTCCGCGACTGGTTCGACTTCAACGAGCCGCTGCGCACCCTGCCCTCGCACCGCATCCTGGCGCTGCTGCGCGGCCGCCAGCAAGGCGTGCTCGAGCTGCGCCTTGGCCTGGAAGCCGACCTCGAAGCCCAGACCCCGCATCCGTGCGTGGCCCGCATCGCCAACTTCCTCAAGCTTGGCAACGGCCTGTTCGCGCTGGACGCCACGCCGCGCGCGCGCTGGCTCGGCGAAGTCTGCCGCTGGACCTGGCGCGTCAAGCTCCTGACCGCCTTCGAAAGCGAGCTGATCGGCCGCCTGCGCGAAAGCGGCGAGACCGAGGCGATCCGCGTGTTCGCCGCCAACCTGAAAGACCTGCTGCTGGCCGCGCCGGCCGGTCCGAAGGCCGTGCTCGGCCTGGACCCCGGCATCCGCACGGGCTGCAAGGTCGCCGTCATCGACAAGACCGGCAAGGTCGTCGACACCACCACCGTGTACCCGTTTGAACCGCGCCGCGACCGCGAAGGCACGATCAACACGCTGGCCGCGCTGGTGGCGCGCCACAGCGTGGACCTGATCGCCATCGGCAACGGCACGGCCTCGCGCGAAAGCGAAAAGCTCGTGGGCGACATGATGGAGCGTTTCCCCGACCTGAAGGTCACCCGCGTCGTCGTTTCCGAAGCGGGCGCATCGGTGTATTCGGCCTCCGAAACCGCCGCCCTGGAATTCCCCGACCTCGACGTGACGCTGCGCGGCGCCGTGTCCATTGCACGCCGCCTGCAGGACCCGCTGGCCGAACTGGTCAAGATCGACCCCAAGGCCATCGGCGTGGGCCAGTACCAGCACGACGTCAACCAGCGCGAACTGGCGCGCTCGCTGGACGCCGTGGTCGAAGACTGCGTGAACGCGGTGGGCGTGGACGTGAACACGGCGTCGGCCGCGCTGCTGGCCCGCGTGTCCGGCCTGAACTCGCTGCTGGCCAAGAACATCGTGTCCTTCCGCGACGAAAACGGCGCCTTCCCCACGCGCGACATCCTGCGCAAGGTGCCTCGCTTTGGCGACAAGGCATTCGAACAGGCTGCCGGCTTCCTGCGTATCCCCAACGGCGAGAACCCGCTGGATGCCTCGTCTGTCCACCCCGAAGCCTACCCGGTGGTCGAGCGCATCGTCGCCAAGATCAAGACCGAGGTGAAGCAGATCATCGGCCAGCGCGAAGCCCTCAAGGGCGTGTCGCCGTCGGATTTCACCGACGAGCGCTTCGGCCTGCCGACCGTCAAGGACATCTTTGCCGAACTCGAAAAACCCGGCCGCGACCCGCGTCCGGAATTCAAGACGGCGCAGTTCAAGGAAGGCGTGGAAACGCTGAACGACCTGTATCCGGGCATGGTGCTGGAAGGCGTGGTGACCAACGTGGCCAACTTCGGCGCGTTCGTCGACATCGGCGTGCACCAGGACGGCCTGGTTCACATCTCGGCGCTGGCCGAGAAGTTCGTGAAGGATCCGCGCGACGTGGTGCGCGTGGGCCAGACGGTCAGCGTCAAGGTGCTGGAAGTGGACGCCGCGCGCAAGCGCGTGGCGCTCACCATGCGCCTGAACGACACGGCCGCGCCGGCCCGCCGCAGCGCCGATGCGCCCAAGGGCGGCGACCGTCCGCGCCGTCAGGGCGATGGCGGCCGCAACGCCGCTGGCGGCGGCGCCGCGGGGATGAACAGCGCCATGGCCGACGCGTTTGCCAAGTTGAAGCGCTGA